The following coding sequences are from one Streptomyces sp. NBC_01294 window:
- a CDS encoding VOC family protein gives MATRLVQINMKAQDDSALGRFWAEALGWGVDSEGPGVTNLEPVGFAYPDPVAVCIDIIARPEPKTVKNRVHLDLATTSTAHQAELVARLQGLGATLADVGQGNVPWTVMADPEGNEFCVLEPRPIHQDTGPIAAVVVDCADPRAMARFWGEAMDWTLHEVTDDHATMRSAKGVGPYLEFLRTPDTKSVWNRVHLDICPYPGDDLEAEEARLRALGATDPGIDQSAISWTVLADPESNEFCLLTPR, from the coding sequence ATGGCAACAAGACTCGTACAGATCAACATGAAGGCCCAGGACGACTCCGCGCTCGGCCGGTTCTGGGCGGAGGCACTCGGGTGGGGTGTCGACAGCGAGGGACCCGGCGTGACAAACCTCGAACCCGTGGGCTTCGCCTACCCCGACCCCGTGGCCGTCTGCATCGACATCATCGCCCGCCCGGAACCCAAAACGGTGAAGAACCGGGTACACCTTGATCTGGCCACCACCTCGACCGCCCATCAGGCGGAGTTGGTCGCGCGCCTGCAGGGTCTGGGCGCGACGCTCGCCGACGTGGGTCAGGGCAACGTCCCCTGGACGGTCATGGCCGATCCGGAGGGCAACGAGTTCTGCGTCCTGGAACCCCGTCCGATCCATCAGGACACCGGGCCGATCGCCGCGGTGGTGGTCGACTGCGCCGACCCACGAGCGATGGCCCGGTTCTGGGGCGAGGCGATGGACTGGACGCTCCATGAGGTCACCGACGACCACGCGACCATGCGTTCCGCCAAAGGCGTCGGCCCCTACCTGGAGTTCCTCCGCACCCCCGACACCAAGAGCGTGTGGAACCGCGTCCACCTCGACATCTGCCCCTACCCCGGTGACGACCTGGAAGCAGAAGAGGCCCGACTGCGCGCCCTGGGCGCCACCGACCCCGGTATTGACCAGTCTGCAATCTCCTGGACGGTTCTGGCCGACCCGGAGAGCAACGAGTTCTGTCTCCTCACCCCTCGCTGA
- a CDS encoding toxin Doc, translating into MELHIDHRWLLERQEALFKDVEVADHSALVAAVARHRVNTPSLEVDDPDAYWRAAALLDAIVLLRPLPDSNEYFAYGVAVAYIEASGKAVEASYEQWRDLITDIRMLRVNVFGVAARLRSWQPA; encoded by the coding sequence GTGGAACTGCACATCGATCACCGCTGGCTGTTGGAGCGGCAGGAGGCGCTGTTCAAGGACGTGGAGGTGGCCGACCACTCCGCCCTGGTCGCCGCCGTCGCCCGGCACCGGGTGAACACGCCCAGCCTGGAAGTGGACGACCCCGACGCCTACTGGCGTGCGGCCGCCCTGCTCGACGCGATCGTCCTGCTGCGGCCGCTCCCCGACTCGAACGAGTACTTCGCCTACGGGGTGGCCGTCGCGTACATCGAGGCCTCCGGCAAGGCGGTGGAGGCCTCGTACGAGCAGTGGCGCGACCTCATCACCGACATCCGCATGCTGCGCGTGAACGTCTTCGGCGTGGCCGCCCGGCTCCGCTCCTGGCAACCCGCCTAG
- a CDS encoding MurR/RpiR family transcriptional regulator, translating to MSSGQRARAQAAAITPSGQPSGQSSEEVRPPADRLLALFDGRRLSPGQRRIAQYLIDHLTEAAFLSITELAERVGVSQPSVTRFAASLGFSGYPALRDVLQPIALSAVAGATDTREQIRRNELQAAVDAEIENLENVRRLLADTNQVLDIGRELAASVPLTILGLRISVSLAEYFAYAARRIHPDVRLVTRGGSVAFDALLQSRAAGGTWVLAFAMPRHAKETLAAIRAARSTGLRVVLITDTTLGPLVDEADVALTAGTGSRLVFDSYAAPGMLSAALLQAMADADPERTQARLEDYEHVADQHGFFL from the coding sequence GTGTCATCGGGGCAGCGGGCACGCGCGCAGGCGGCTGCGATCACGCCGAGCGGCCAGCCGAGCGGTCAGTCGTCCGAAGAGGTCCGCCCTCCGGCCGACCGGCTCCTCGCGCTCTTCGACGGCCGCCGCCTGTCACCGGGCCAGCGCCGCATCGCCCAGTACCTGATCGACCACCTCACCGAGGCCGCGTTCCTCTCGATCACCGAGCTCGCCGAACGGGTGGGCGTGAGCCAGCCCTCCGTCACCCGGTTCGCCGCCTCCCTCGGATTCAGCGGCTACCCCGCCCTGCGCGACGTGCTCCAGCCGATCGCGCTGAGCGCGGTCGCCGGCGCCACGGACACCCGCGAGCAGATCCGCCGCAATGAGCTCCAGGCGGCCGTCGACGCGGAGATCGAGAACCTGGAGAACGTGCGCCGGCTGCTCGCCGACACCAACCAGGTGCTGGACATCGGCCGCGAACTGGCCGCCTCGGTGCCGCTGACCATCCTCGGCCTGCGGATCTCGGTCTCCCTGGCGGAGTACTTCGCCTACGCCGCCCGGCGCATCCACCCCGACGTTCGGCTGGTGACGCGCGGCGGCAGCGTCGCCTTCGACGCGCTGCTCCAGTCCAGGGCGGCCGGCGGCACCTGGGTCCTGGCCTTCGCCATGCCGCGGCACGCCAAGGAGACCCTGGCCGCCATCCGGGCCGCCCGGAGCACGGGGCTGCGTGTGGTCCTGATCACGGATACCACCCTGGGGCCGCTGGTGGACGAGGCGGACGTGGCCCTGACGGCGGGGACGGGGTCCCGCCTGGTGTTCGACTCGTACGCGGCGCCCGGGATGCTGTCCGCGGCCCTGCTGCAGGCGATGGCCGACGCGGACCCCGAGCGGACGCAGGCGCGCCTGGAGGACTACGAGCACGTGGCCGATCAGCACGGCTTCTTCCTCTAG
- a CDS encoding aldo/keto reductase has product MSGDRVLYGCMGLGGSWDPGPYAPGDIDEAEAAVHAALDSGITTFDHADIYRHGKAEAVFGEVLARTPGLRERITLQTKCGIRLGDTDRPGIYDLRGESITRRVEESLTRLRTDVIDVLLLHRPDPLADVDATAAALTSLHRQGLVRSFGVSNMGAAQIAHLQARLDVPLVANQLEMSLHSRDWVEAGVVLNTPGSAANGFPFGTLEHCRDHGIRLQAWGALAQGRFTGLQQTPAERATAQLLDELARRKGTTPESVLLWWLIRHPAAIAPVIGTARPDRIRACRDAALREPDLTHEEWYELWITARGVPLP; this is encoded by the coding sequence ATGAGTGGCGACCGGGTGCTGTACGGGTGCATGGGGCTGGGCGGGAGCTGGGACCCCGGTCCGTACGCGCCCGGCGACATCGACGAGGCCGAGGCGGCGGTCCATGCCGCCCTCGACAGCGGGATCACCACCTTCGACCACGCCGACATCTACCGGCACGGCAAGGCCGAGGCCGTGTTCGGCGAGGTGCTCGCGCGGACGCCGGGGCTGCGCGAACGCATCACGCTCCAGACCAAGTGCGGGATCCGGCTGGGCGACACGGACCGCCCGGGGATCTACGACCTGCGCGGCGAGAGCATCACGCGGCGGGTGGAGGAGAGCCTGACCCGGCTGCGGACCGATGTGATCGACGTCCTCCTGCTGCACCGCCCCGATCCGCTGGCGGACGTGGACGCGACCGCCGCCGCGCTGACCTCCCTGCACCGGCAGGGCCTCGTACGAAGCTTCGGCGTCTCCAACATGGGCGCCGCGCAGATCGCCCACCTCCAGGCCCGTCTCGACGTGCCGCTGGTGGCGAACCAGCTGGAGATGAGCCTGCACAGCCGCGACTGGGTCGAGGCCGGGGTGGTGCTCAACACCCCCGGATCCGCGGCCAACGGGTTCCCGTTCGGGACCCTGGAGCACTGCCGCGACCACGGCATCCGCCTCCAGGCCTGGGGGGCACTGGCGCAGGGCCGGTTCACCGGCCTCCAGCAGACACCGGCCGAACGGGCCACCGCGCAGCTGCTGGACGAGCTGGCCCGGCGCAAGGGCACGACGCCCGAGTCGGTCCTGCTGTGGTGGCTGATCCGGCACCCCGCCGCCATCGCGCCCGTCATCGGGACCGCCCGCCCCGACCGGATCCGCGCCTGCCGCGACGCGGCGCTGCGCGAGCCCGACCTCACGCACGAGGAGTGGTACGAGCTCTGGATCACGGCCCGCGGCGTCCCGCTCCCCTGA
- a CDS encoding NADPH-dependent FMN reductase: protein MNPTDNDRFPADPARPHDDEHAQTSLRVLVLSGSSRTGSVNARLAALVAAQVGRAGAVAEAATLGDFPMSSYDGDAEADEGLPKAALDLCRRIEDAQALIISSPEYNASVPGALKNAIDWVSRYSPQPFKDKQTLLVSASPSMVGGNRGLWALRVPLEHLGARVYPDMFSLANAHHAFTEESALADRELDERLNATIGSFLDLVEADTRYLCLQRRWYEFLGDRTDAPVTSRAQD, encoded by the coding sequence ATGAACCCGACAGACAACGACCGCTTCCCGGCGGATCCGGCCCGTCCGCACGACGACGAGCACGCCCAGACCTCCCTGCGCGTGCTCGTCCTGTCCGGCTCCTCCCGCACCGGCTCGGTCAACGCCCGGCTCGCGGCACTGGTCGCCGCCCAGGTGGGCCGGGCCGGCGCCGTCGCGGAAGCCGCCACGCTCGGTGACTTCCCGATGTCGTCGTACGACGGGGACGCGGAGGCCGACGAGGGGCTGCCGAAGGCCGCCCTGGACCTCTGCCGGCGGATCGAGGACGCGCAGGCGCTGATCATCTCCTCGCCCGAGTACAACGCCTCCGTCCCGGGCGCGCTGAAGAACGCCATCGACTGGGTCTCCCGCTACAGCCCGCAGCCCTTCAAGGACAAGCAGACGCTGCTGGTGTCCGCCTCGCCCTCGATGGTCGGCGGCAACCGCGGCCTCTGGGCCCTGCGCGTACCGCTGGAACACCTCGGCGCCCGCGTCTACCCCGACATGTTCAGCCTCGCCAACGCCCACCACGCGTTCACCGAGGAGAGCGCACTCGCCGACCGGGAACTCGACGAACGGCTCAACGCGACGATCGGCTCCTTCCTCGACCTCGTCGAGGCCGACACCCGCTACCTGTGCCTGCAGCGCCGCTGGTACGAGTTCCTGGGCGACCGCACCGACGCCCCGGTGACCTCCCGCGCCCAGGACTGA
- a CDS encoding MFS transporter — MSTSRLTAVLPDLAPWRSSRDFRLLFYQGTVTYFGSFMAMIALPLQIKHLTDSPLAVGAMGAVELVPLVVFGLYGGALADAVDRRRMILLTEAGLGVLALVLLVNALLPDPLLWPLYVVAAGVSALAGLQRPALDSLMARIVPHDQLTAAAALNGLRYQAGAIAGPALAGLVVAYAGHASAYGVTVVGFLVSVLLCLRLSPAPPAKDAERPSLRGIAEGARYAWSRPVLLGTYAVDLAAMFFAFPNTIFPFLADELDAVWALGLMYAAGAVGSLVLGMTSGWTSRVRRHGLLVVIGAAVWGVAIAAAGVLPGIWLVLLCLAVAGAGDMLSGLGRATIWNQTIPEELRGRLAGIEVLSYSVGPQLGQVRAGTMAGWTGTRPAFWSGGLACVASVAVLAALLPKLISYDAHTDEDARRRRAAREEPSGAPS; from the coding sequence GTGAGCACCTCCCGACTGACCGCCGTACTGCCCGACCTCGCCCCGTGGCGGTCGAGCCGCGACTTCCGGCTGCTGTTCTACCAGGGGACGGTCACGTACTTCGGCTCGTTCATGGCGATGATCGCGCTGCCGCTGCAGATCAAGCACCTGACGGACTCGCCGCTGGCGGTCGGCGCGATGGGCGCGGTGGAGCTGGTCCCGCTGGTGGTCTTCGGGCTGTACGGGGGCGCCCTCGCCGACGCGGTCGACCGGCGGCGGATGATCCTGCTGACCGAGGCGGGGCTCGGGGTGCTGGCCCTGGTGCTCCTGGTGAACGCCCTGCTGCCGGATCCGCTGCTGTGGCCGCTGTACGTGGTCGCGGCCGGCGTGTCGGCGCTGGCCGGGCTCCAGCGGCCGGCCCTGGACTCGCTGATGGCGCGGATCGTGCCGCACGACCAGCTCACCGCCGCCGCCGCGCTCAACGGGCTGCGCTACCAGGCCGGCGCGATCGCCGGTCCGGCGCTGGCCGGCCTGGTCGTCGCGTACGCCGGTCACGCCTCGGCCTACGGCGTCACGGTCGTGGGCTTCCTCGTCTCCGTGCTCCTGTGCCTACGGCTCAGCCCGGCTCCGCCCGCGAAGGACGCCGAGCGTCCGTCGCTGCGCGGGATCGCCGAGGGCGCGCGGTACGCGTGGAGCCGGCCCGTGCTGCTGGGGACGTACGCCGTGGACCTGGCGGCGATGTTCTTCGCCTTCCCGAACACGATCTTCCCCTTCCTCGCGGACGAGCTCGACGCGGTGTGGGCGCTGGGGCTGATGTACGCGGCGGGTGCGGTGGGCTCCCTGGTACTGGGGATGACCAGCGGCTGGACCTCCCGGGTCCGCCGGCACGGGCTGCTGGTGGTCATCGGGGCCGCGGTGTGGGGTGTGGCGATCGCGGCGGCCGGCGTGTTGCCCGGCATCTGGCTCGTGCTGCTGTGCCTCGCGGTGGCGGGCGCGGGCGACATGCTGAGCGGGCTCGGCCGCGCCACGATCTGGAACCAGACGATCCCCGAGGAGCTGCGGGGCCGGCTCGCGGGGATCGAGGTGCTCTCGTACAGCGTCGGCCCGCAGCTCGGTCAGGTCCGGGCGGGAACCATGGCCGGCTGGACCGGTACCCGTCCGGCCTTCTGGAGCGGCGGTCTGGCCTGTGTGGCATCGGTGGCGGTGCTGGCCGCGCTGCTGCCGAAGCTGATCTCCTACGACGCGCACACCGACGAGGACGCCCGGCGCCGCCGGGCCGCCCGGGAGGAACCGAGCGGCGCGCCCTCCTGA
- a CDS encoding oxidoreductase, producing the protein MTSQTITAAASGTWTLGDVEINRIGFGAMRLTQQGEAFADDAVASDRGRAIGVLRRAVELGVNHIDTAAFYFSPLRSANELINRALAPYPEDLVITTKVGPGRGPSGTWLPHASPGQLRAQVEENLRQLGRDHLDVVNLRVVGTDSLAERFGELARLRDTGLIRHLGISNVTPEHLAEARAIAPVVCVQNMYGIGVRPEQDALLHTCGEQGIAFVPFYSIAAAGGQAGASGAESEEVRAVARAHGASPAQVRLAWTLHRGPHVLAIPGTGNPGHLDANVAAGALRLSADDLAVLEALHRGTA; encoded by the coding sequence ATGACCTCACAGACCATCACCGCTGCGGCATCCGGCACGTGGACACTCGGCGACGTGGAGATCAACCGCATCGGCTTCGGCGCGATGCGCCTGACGCAGCAGGGCGAGGCCTTCGCGGACGACGCCGTGGCGAGCGACCGCGGCCGGGCGATCGGCGTGCTGCGCCGCGCGGTCGAGCTGGGCGTGAACCACATCGACACCGCCGCGTTCTACTTCTCGCCGCTGCGCTCCGCCAACGAGCTGATCAACCGGGCGCTGGCGCCCTATCCGGAGGACCTCGTGATCACCACCAAGGTCGGGCCCGGCCGCGGCCCGTCCGGGACGTGGCTTCCCCACGCCTCCCCCGGGCAGCTGCGCGCCCAGGTCGAGGAGAACCTGCGCCAGCTCGGCCGTGACCACCTCGACGTGGTGAACCTGCGCGTCGTCGGAACCGATTCCCTCGCGGAGCGCTTCGGAGAGCTGGCCCGGCTCCGCGATACCGGCCTCATCCGCCACCTGGGGATCTCCAACGTCACCCCCGAGCACCTCGCCGAGGCCCGGGCCATCGCGCCGGTGGTCTGCGTGCAGAACATGTACGGGATCGGCGTGCGGCCCGAGCAGGACGCGTTGCTGCACACCTGCGGCGAGCAGGGGATCGCGTTCGTGCCGTTCTACTCCATCGCCGCCGCCGGAGGGCAGGCGGGCGCGAGCGGCGCCGAGAGCGAGGAGGTGCGTGCCGTCGCGCGGGCGCACGGGGCGAGCCCGGCGCAGGTACGGCTGGCGTGGACGCTCCACCGGGGGCCGCACGTGCTGGCCATCCCCGGTACCGGCAACCCCGGCCACCTGGACGCGAACGTGGCCGCCGGAGCGCTGCGCCTCTCCGCGGACGATCTGGCCGTCCTGGAAGCCCTCCACCGGGGCACGGCGTGA
- a CDS encoding DUF5937 family protein has product MRFAVSPMWEVGPSFRLLRSGSTPLVHRPWAAQVRPRLAAAGLDRGWLAELIPPSGYVPDFLNPAPTGPAPDLAEELAGIRASPADRVRRELDRLGQEQGGLGPRARTLYAEPRARLGRVTEEIETYWELALAPYWARIRAVLEADVFHRSRRVAEHGAGRLFNALHPSVSRDDNALRLDRRHRPLSRTTAGAGLLLIPSAFTGPVPFTRVTPPEPPQLAYPARGTGSLREPRPVTRTEALAAVLGRSRTLLLTELETPASTTELARRTGLSAAGVSQCLTALRDAGLVSAHRAGRSVLYARTGVAESLLAARP; this is encoded by the coding sequence ATGCGGTTCGCCGTGTCGCCGATGTGGGAGGTCGGGCCCAGCTTCCGGCTGCTGCGCTCCGGGTCCACACCCCTCGTGCACCGGCCCTGGGCAGCGCAGGTACGGCCGCGGCTGGCGGCCGCCGGCCTGGACCGGGGCTGGCTGGCCGAGCTGATCCCGCCCTCGGGGTACGTGCCGGACTTCCTCAACCCGGCGCCGACCGGGCCGGCTCCGGACCTGGCCGAGGAGCTCGCCGGGATCCGGGCCTCTCCCGCCGACCGGGTACGCCGGGAGCTCGACCGCCTCGGGCAGGAGCAGGGAGGCCTCGGCCCGCGGGCGCGGACCCTGTACGCCGAACCGCGGGCCCGCCTGGGCCGGGTCACGGAAGAGATCGAGACCTACTGGGAGCTGGCGCTCGCGCCCTACTGGGCACGGATCCGGGCGGTACTCGAAGCCGACGTCTTCCACCGGTCCCGACGGGTCGCCGAGCACGGCGCGGGCCGTCTCTTCAACGCTCTGCACCCCTCGGTGAGCCGGGACGACAACGCGCTCCGGCTGGACCGCCGCCACCGGCCCCTGTCCCGGACGACGGCGGGCGCAGGGCTGCTGCTGATCCCCTCGGCCTTCACGGGGCCGGTCCCGTTCACCCGGGTGACGCCGCCCGAGCCGCCCCAACTCGCCTACCCGGCGCGCGGCACGGGCTCGCTGCGGGAACCCCGGCCCGTCACCCGGACCGAGGCCCTGGCCGCCGTACTCGGCCGCTCCCGGACCCTGCTGCTGACCGAACTGGAGACACCGGCCTCGACCACCGAACTGGCCCGCCGTACGGGGCTCTCGGCCGCCGGGGTGTCCCAGTGCCTCACCGCACTGCGCGACGCGGGTCTGGTCAGCGCCCACCGGGCCGGCCGCTCCGTGCTCTACGCCCGCACCGGCGTGGCCGAGTCCCTCCTCGCCGCCCGCCCGTGA
- a CDS encoding TcmI family type II polyketide cyclase: MHRALIVARMAPGSAPDIAELFASSDAGELPHLVGVSRRSLFQFGDVYMHLIEADRPPGPAIAKVTGHPEFRDLSDRLTAYVSPHNPETWRSPKDAMAHEFYRWENPGAK; encoded by the coding sequence ATGCACCGCGCCCTCATCGTCGCCCGCATGGCGCCGGGATCGGCGCCCGACATCGCCGAGCTCTTCGCGAGCTCGGACGCGGGCGAACTGCCGCACCTGGTAGGGGTCTCGCGCCGCAGCCTGTTCCAGTTCGGCGACGTCTACATGCACCTGATCGAGGCGGACCGGCCGCCCGGCCCGGCCATCGCGAAGGTCACCGGCCACCCGGAGTTCCGGGACCTCAGCGACCGGCTCACCGCCTACGTCAGCCCGCACAACCCGGAGACCTGGCGCAGCCCGAAGGACGCCATGGCCCACGAGTTCTACCGCTGGGAGAACCCCGGCGCGAAGTGA
- a CDS encoding MBL fold metallo-hydrolase — MSTHKVGPDITVLADCLEVPGIGFLPVNAFVLHAEQPVVVDTGLGLPDRDFLDTLGSVVDPADVRWIWLTHPDRDHTGGLFALLDAAPEARLITTFLGAGIMSTERPLPMDRVYLLNPGQSLDVGDRTLHAFRPPLFDNPATVGFYDDHARACFSSDCFGGPMPSADTATCTDVGAVPAEDLRAAQRLWASVDSPWVQLVDPDRFLTTVDPLRSMDPQTILCTHLPPAVGLTTQFIDTIAAVPGIDPYTGPDQAALEQMLAGFEPG; from the coding sequence ATGAGCACGCACAAGGTGGGACCCGACATCACCGTCCTCGCGGATTGCCTGGAGGTACCGGGCATCGGCTTCCTCCCGGTCAACGCGTTCGTGCTGCACGCCGAGCAGCCGGTGGTCGTCGACACCGGCCTCGGACTGCCCGACCGGGACTTCCTCGACACGCTCGGTTCGGTGGTCGACCCCGCCGACGTGCGGTGGATCTGGCTGACGCACCCGGACCGCGATCACACGGGCGGCCTCTTCGCCCTCCTCGACGCCGCTCCCGAGGCGCGCCTGATCACCACGTTCCTGGGCGCCGGGATCATGTCCACCGAGCGGCCGCTGCCCATGGACCGGGTCTACCTCCTCAATCCGGGCCAGAGCCTGGACGTGGGCGACCGTACGCTGCACGCCTTCCGGCCGCCGCTGTTCGACAATCCGGCGACCGTCGGCTTCTACGACGACCATGCGCGGGCCTGTTTCAGCTCCGACTGCTTCGGCGGGCCCATGCCCAGCGCGGACACCGCCACGTGCACCGACGTCGGGGCGGTGCCGGCCGAGGACCTGAGAGCCGCCCAGCGGCTGTGGGCGAGCGTGGACAGTCCGTGGGTGCAACTGGTGGATCCGGACAGGTTCCTGACCACCGTGGACCCGCTGCGGTCGATGGACCCGCAGACCATCCTGTGCACGCACCTGCCGCCGGCGGTGGGCCTGACCACGCAGTTCATCGACACCATCGCCGCGGTCCCCGGCATCGATCCGTACACGGGGCCGGACCAGGCCGCACTGGAACAGATGCTCGCAGGCTTCGAACCTGGATGA
- a CDS encoding UDP-N-acetylmuramoyl-L-alanyl-D-glutamate--2,6-diaminopimelate ligase, whose amino-acid sequence MKLSELLAGQEHHVLHGNPETTSITAGTTFDADRVMPGSLFIAVPGHREGGPDSVSPALARGAAAVLVDGSEPALPASVWPPGACAVRVPDTRTAAAIVTSRYFGEPGRQMDMVAITGTNGKTSVSYMVESALRISEGAKVGVIGTAGSRIGDEQIPMPRSVLTTPESPDLQYLLGYMRDHGAGSVVLEATSMGLLTHRVDRTFIDVGVFTNLTQDHLDDHGTMANYRDAKLRLFQGLCRHAVVNADDPVGAGIQAMMPGAVTTYALDAPADYRATDLAVSASGTRFTLHHGGRTYPASIPVPGRFSVANALATVAACHVLGHDLGALVAALDLMPPVPGRFERFRTPLGTSVIVDYAHSPDSLEKVLTTIRGFARGRVVTVFGCGGDRDTTKRADMGTIAGTHSDLCVLTSDNPRNEDPEAILDEVAPGIAKTGTPFERCADRRRAIEFALSAAGPEDVVLIAGKGSEPYQIVGEELLPFSDMATVRELAAAQAAALPAHVICS is encoded by the coding sequence GTGAAGTTGAGCGAGTTGCTGGCCGGCCAGGAGCACCACGTACTCCATGGGAACCCGGAGACGACGTCGATCACCGCGGGAACCACGTTCGACGCCGACCGGGTGATGCCCGGCTCGCTGTTCATCGCCGTACCAGGACACCGGGAGGGGGGACCGGATTCCGTGTCTCCCGCACTCGCGCGCGGAGCGGCCGCGGTGCTCGTCGACGGCAGCGAACCGGCTCTCCCGGCGTCGGTGTGGCCGCCAGGCGCGTGCGCCGTACGGGTCCCCGACACCCGGACCGCCGCCGCGATCGTGACCTCGCGCTATTTCGGCGAGCCCGGGCGGCAGATGGACATGGTGGCGATCACCGGCACCAACGGCAAGACCTCGGTGTCGTACATGGTCGAGTCCGCCCTGCGGATCTCCGAGGGCGCGAAGGTGGGGGTCATCGGCACCGCCGGCAGCCGGATCGGCGACGAGCAGATCCCGATGCCGCGCTCGGTGCTGACCACGCCGGAGTCGCCGGACCTGCAGTACCTGCTGGGGTACATGCGCGACCACGGCGCCGGCAGCGTGGTGCTGGAGGCCACCTCGATGGGCCTGCTGACGCACCGGGTCGACCGTACCTTCATCGACGTCGGCGTCTTCACGAACCTGACGCAGGACCACCTGGACGACCACGGCACGATGGCGAACTACCGGGACGCCAAACTCCGGCTGTTCCAGGGCCTGTGCCGGCACGCGGTGGTCAACGCCGACGACCCCGTGGGCGCCGGCATCCAGGCGATGATGCCCGGGGCGGTGACCACGTACGCACTCGACGCCCCGGCGGACTACCGGGCCACCGACCTCGCCGTGAGTGCCTCGGGGACACGGTTCACCCTCCATCACGGCGGGCGCACATATCCGGCGTCGATCCCCGTCCCGGGCAGGTTCTCGGTGGCCAACGCGCTGGCCACCGTCGCGGCCTGTCACGTCCTGGGCCACGACCTGGGCGCCCTGGTCGCCGCGCTCGACCTGATGCCTCCCGTACCGGGCCGGTTCGAGCGCTTCCGGACCCCGCTCGGCACCTCCGTGATCGTGGACTACGCCCACTCGCCGGATTCCCTGGAGAAGGTCCTGACCACCATCCGCGGCTTCGCGCGCGGCCGGGTCGTCACCGTCTTCGGCTGCGGCGGCGACCGCGACACCACCAAGCGGGCCGACATGGGGACGATCGCCGGAACCCACTCCGACCTCTGCGTCCTCACGTCGGACAACCCCCGCAACGAGGATCCCGAGGCCATCCTGGACGAGGTCGCCCCCGGCATCGCGAAGACCGGCACCCCCTTCGAACGGTGCGCCGACCGCCGCCGGGCGATCGAGTTCGCCCTGTCGGCCGCGGGCCCCGAGGACGTCGTCCTGATCGCCGGGAAGGGCAGTGAGCCCTACCAGATCGTCGGGGAGGAACTGCTCCCCTTCAGCGACATGGCCACGGTGCGCGAGCTCGCCGCGGCCCAGGCCGCCGCGCTGCCCGCGCACGTGATCTGTTCGTAG
- a CDS encoding AI-2E family transporter, whose product MPPVSPFLRTAAAYAWRLLVVGAAVYAIFAVLGRFHEIAVAVFLGLVVAALLWAPTRRLERAMPRTPAVALCLFGSALLLLGVLTLVGEAVAGESTTLTREFRQGLASIEDWLERPPFRLNPHALSDIQARAGQYLSSHRSTLLSQAVSGAGRLVHVLTVLALAVFCSVCFLHGGDRQWTWFRAQLPGPVRERVAIAGSAAWRTFTGYTHGILLVAATNAVLVGVALYLLGVPLAVPLALLEFFAAFIPLIGSPVALAIAAVVALAAKGPLVAALVVALIVVIGQIEGHVLHPLVMSRAVRLHPLVVAISVVAGAIAAGVVGAVVAVPLVSVVWSVHSALRRARLPAQSPDER is encoded by the coding sequence ATGCCGCCGGTGTCACCGTTCCTGCGTACGGCCGCGGCGTACGCCTGGCGCCTGCTGGTCGTCGGCGCCGCCGTCTACGCGATCTTCGCCGTGCTCGGCCGGTTCCACGAGATCGCCGTGGCAGTCTTCCTCGGCCTCGTCGTCGCCGCGCTGCTGTGGGCTCCCACCCGGCGCCTGGAGCGTGCCATGCCCCGGACTCCGGCCGTCGCCCTGTGCCTCTTCGGCAGCGCGCTGCTCCTGCTGGGCGTGCTGACGCTGGTCGGCGAGGCGGTGGCGGGGGAGAGCACCACCTTGACCCGCGAGTTCCGGCAGGGCCTCGCCAGCATCGAGGACTGGCTGGAGCGGCCGCCCTTCCGGCTGAACCCGCACGCGCTCTCCGACATCCAGGCCCGGGCCGGACAGTACCTGTCGAGCCACCGCTCCACACTGCTCAGCCAGGCGGTCAGCGGGGCCGGGCGCCTGGTGCACGTGCTGACGGTGCTCGCCCTCGCGGTCTTCTGCTCGGTCTGCTTCCTGCACGGCGGCGACCGGCAGTGGACGTGGTTCCGCGCGCAGCTGCCCGGACCGGTCCGCGAGCGGGTGGCGATCGCCGGGAGCGCGGCCTGGCGCACCTTCACCGGGTACACCCACGGGATCCTGCTGGTCGCGGCGACGAACGCGGTCCTCGTCGGCGTCGCGCTGTACCTCCTCGGGGTTCCGCTGGCCGTCCCGCTGGCGCTGCTGGAGTTCTTCGCGGCCTTCATCCCCCTCATCGGATCACCGGTCGCGCTGGCCATCGCCGCGGTGGTCGCGCTCGCCGCGAAGGGGCCGCTGGTCGCGGCCCTGGTGGTCGCGCTGATCGTGGTCATCGGCCAGATCGAGGGACACGTCCTGCATCCGCTCGTGATGAGCCGGGCGGTCCGGCTGCACCCGCTGGTGGTGGCGATCTCGGTGGTCGCCGGGGCCATCGCCGCCGGAGTGGTCGGCGCGGTGGTCGCCGTCCCGCTGGTCTCGGTCGTCTGGTCGGTGCACTCGGCCCTGCGCCGGGCCCGTCTTCCTGCACAATCGCCTGATGAGCGATGA